A stretch of Fusobacterium periodonticum ATCC 33693 DNA encodes these proteins:
- a CDS encoding tyrosine-type recombinase/integrase has translation MEIKKIDERDLVVNQRKKRNQDKKKTIFEIYKSEKTVKDYMFHLKDFLHFVYEGENDFSISEVIPLMQDIEKEDVEAYIVHLFEDRKLKKTSVNTILSALKSLYKELESNGLKNPVKYIKLFKVNRNIENVLKVSIDDIRKIIELYKIDSEKKYRNITILYTLFYTGMRSKELLTLQFKHFLRREDEYFFKLVQTKSGKDVYKPVHKSLVKKLEEYRSYLMNMYSLDSKDLDEHYIFATSVSNNSPLSYRSLNVIIQDMGKLIEKDISPHNIRHAIATELSLNGADILEIRDFLGHSDTKVTEVYINARSVLEKKVLEKLPEINLDEE, from the coding sequence ATGGAAATAAAGAAAATTGATGAAAGAGATTTGGTTGTAAACCAGAGAAAAAAAAGAAATCAAGATAAGAAAAAAACTATATTTGAAATATACAAATCTGAAAAAACAGTTAAAGACTATATGTTTCATTTGAAAGATTTTTTACATTTTGTCTATGAGGGTGAGAATGATTTCTCTATTTCTGAGGTTATTCCACTGATGCAAGATATTGAAAAAGAAGATGTTGAAGCATATATTGTTCATTTATTTGAAGATAGAAAATTAAAAAAGACTTCTGTAAATACTATTTTATCTGCTTTAAAATCTCTATATAAGGAGCTTGAAAGCAATGGTTTAAAAAATCCAGTTAAGTATATAAAGCTTTTTAAAGTAAACAGAAATATAGAAAATGTATTAAAAGTTTCTATTGATGATATAAGAAAAATTATCGAACTTTATAAGATAGATAGTGAAAAAAAATATAGAAATATTACTATATTATATACTCTCTTCTATACTGGTATGAGAAGTAAAGAACTTTTAACACTACAATTTAAGCATTTTTTGAGAAGAGAAGATGAATACTTCTTTAAATTAGTTCAAACTAAGAGTGGTAAAGATGTCTATAAACCTGTACATAAATCATTGGTTAAGAAGTTGGAGGAGTATAGAAGCTATTTAATGAATATGTATTCTTTAGATTCTAAGGACTTAGATGAACATTATATCTTTGCTACTTCTGTTTCAAACAATAGCCCTTTATCATATCGTTCATTGAATGTTATTATTCAAGATATGGGGAAATTAATAGAAAAAGATATAAGTCCTCATAATATCAGGCATGCAATAGCAACTGAACTTTCGCTTAATGGAGCAGATATCTTAGAAATTAGAGATTTCTTAGGACATTCTGATACTAAGGTTACAGAAGTATATATAAATGCTAGATCAGTTTTAGAGAAAAAAGTTTTAGAAAAACTTCCTGAAATAAATTTAGATGAAGAATAG
- a CDS encoding cysteine hydrolase family protein: protein MEALIIIDMQKGFFKNILGKRNNLQAENNILRILENFRKENKEIIHIQHLSTDEKGILFSNEDREFLKSLEPLPNETIFQKSVNSAFIGTNLENYLRNKSIDKLIIVGMTLPHCVSTTVRMASNLGFKVILIEDATITFEIADYFSDKLLSADEIHKYHISALNEEFCEILSTKKFLNL from the coding sequence ATGGAAGCGTTAATTATAATTGATATGCAAAAAGGATTTTTTAAAAATATTTTAGGAAAACGTAATAATCTTCAAGCTGAAAATAATATATTAAGGATTTTGGAAAATTTCAGAAAAGAAAATAAAGAAATAATTCATATACAGCATCTCTCAACAGATGAAAAAGGTATTTTATTTTCAAATGAAGATAGAGAATTTCTAAAAAGCTTAGAACCTTTACCTAACGAAACTATTTTTCAAAAGAGTGTAAATAGTGCTTTTATCGGAACTAATTTAGAAAACTACCTTAGAAATAAATCTATAGATAAATTAATTATAGTAGGTATGACATTGCCTCATTGTGTTTCAACTACCGTTAGAATGGCATCTAATTTAGGCTTTAAAGTAATATTAATAGAAGATGCTACAATTACATTTGAAATAGCAGATTATTTTTCTGACAAATTACTATCAGCTGATGAAATTCACAAATATCATATCTCAGCCTTAAATGAAGAGTTTTGTGAAATACTAAGTACTAAAAAATTCTTAAATTTATAA
- the hemA gene encoding glutamyl-tRNA reductase, with product MLDLEKIIVIGISHENLSLLERENFMRTRPKYIIERLYSEKSINAYINLSTCLRTEFYIELNSNVDINEIKNLFSVDMVVKSGIEAIKYLFKVSCGFYSVIKGEDQILAQVKGAHAEALENKHSSKFLNIIFNKAIELGKKFRTKSMIAHNALSLEAISLKFIKSKFHTIEDKNIFILGIGELAQDILTLLTKEQLKNIYITNRTYHKAEQIKKKFDIVNIVDYKEKYKEMIEADVIISATSAPHIVVEYDKFIPKMREDKDYLFIDLAVPRDVDERLADFKNIEICNLDDIWEVYNQNSINRDKLLEDYSYLISEQMEKLIKSLNYYKKEKIDTFVENTVQQGLL from the coding sequence ATGCTAGATCTAGAAAAGATTATTGTGATTGGAATCTCTCATGAGAATTTATCCTTACTTGAAAGAGAAAATTTTATGAGAACAAGACCAAAATATATTATTGAAAGATTATATTCAGAAAAAAGTATAAATGCCTATATAAATTTATCAACTTGTCTTAGAACTGAATTCTATATTGAATTAAATTCAAATGTAGATATTAACGAAATTAAAAATTTATTTTCAGTAGATATGGTTGTAAAAAGTGGAATAGAAGCTATTAAGTATTTATTTAAAGTGAGTTGTGGATTTTATTCAGTTATAAAAGGTGAAGACCAAATCTTAGCACAAGTTAAAGGAGCTCATGCTGAAGCACTTGAAAATAAACACAGCTCAAAATTTTTAAATATTATTTTTAATAAGGCAATAGAATTAGGTAAAAAATTTAGAACAAAATCTATGATAGCACATAATGCATTATCATTAGAAGCAATATCTTTAAAATTTATAAAATCTAAATTTCATACTATAGAAGATAAAAATATTTTTATTTTAGGAATTGGAGAACTTGCTCAAGATATTCTAACTTTATTAACAAAAGAACAGCTAAAAAATATCTATATAACAAATAGAACTTATCACAAGGCAGAACAGATTAAAAAGAAATTTGATATTGTAAATATAGTTGACTATAAAGAAAAATATAAAGAAATGATAGAAGCTGATGTAATTATATCTGCTACTTCAGCTCCACATATAGTTGTTGAATATGATAAGTTTATACCTAAAATGAGAGAAGATAAAGATTATCTTTTTATTGATTTAGCAGTCCCAAGAGATGTTGATGAAAGACTTGCTGATTTTAAAAATATAGAAATCTGTAATCTAGATGATATTTGGGAAGTTTATAATCAAAATTCTATAAATAGAGATAAACTTTTAGAAGATTACTCATACTTAATTAGTGAACAAATGGAAAAGTTAATAAAGTCATTAAATTACTATAAAAAAGAAAAAATAGATACATTTGTTGAAAATACAGTACAACAGGGATTGTTATAG
- the hemC gene encoding hydroxymethylbilane synthase, which translates to MKKNIIMGSRGSILALAQANLVKNNLEANYPELSFEIKEIVTSGDKDLKSNWENSDVSLKSFFTKEIEQELLDGDIDIAVHSMKDMPAVSPKGLICGAIPDREDPRDVLVSKNGFLVTLPKGAKIGTSSLRRAMNLKAVRPDFEIKHLRGNIHTRLKKLEIEDYDAIVLAAAGLKRTGLADKITEYLNGEVFPPAPAQGVLYIQCRENDEEIKEILKSIHNEAVAKIVEIEREFSKIFDGGCHTPMGCYSQINGDKIKFTAVYSDEGKQIKAVVEDNLAKGKEIAYMAAEEIKKKINKGIIQ; encoded by the coding sequence ATGAAAAAAAATATTATAATGGGAAGTAGAGGAAGTATATTGGCTCTTGCTCAAGCAAATCTTGTTAAAAATAATTTAGAAGCTAATTATCCAGAATTAAGTTTTGAAATAAAAGAAATAGTAACAAGTGGCGATAAGGATTTAAAATCAAATTGGGAAAATAGTGATGTTTCTTTAAAAAGTTTTTTTACTAAAGAAATTGAACAAGAGTTATTAGATGGAGATATAGACATTGCGGTTCATTCTATGAAAGATATGCCTGCTGTATCACCTAAAGGCTTGATTTGTGGAGCTATTCCAGATAGAGAAGACCCAAGAGATGTATTGGTTTCAAAAAATGGCTTTTTAGTAACTTTACCAAAAGGAGCTAAGATTGGAACAAGTTCACTTAGAAGAGCAATGAATTTAAAAGCAGTAAGACCTGATTTTGAGATTAAACACTTAAGAGGAAATATTCATACAAGACTTAAAAAATTAGAAATAGAAGATTATGATGCAATTGTTTTAGCTGCTGCTGGCCTTAAAAGAACTGGTTTAGCAGATAAAATAACTGAATATCTAAATGGAGAAGTATTTCCACCTGCACCTGCACAAGGTGTTTTATACATTCAATGTAGAGAAAATGATGAAGAAATAAAAGAAATTTTAAAATCTATCCATAATGAAGCTGTTGCAAAGATTGTTGAGATAGAAAGAGAATTTTCTAAAATTTTTGATGGAGGTTGTCATACTCCTATGGGTTGTTATTCTCAAATAAATGGAGATAAAATAAAATTTACTGCTGTTTATTCAGATGAAGGAAAACAAATAAAAGCTGTTGTTGAAGATAATTTAGCAAAAGGAAAAGAAATTGCATATATGGCAGCAGAAGAAATTAAGAAAAAAATAAATAAAGGAATTATTCAATAA
- a CDS encoding DNA-3-methyladenine glycosylase I — translation MKKIIRCDWANKSELEQKYHDQEWSVPVHDDKKLFKMLILEGKQAGLSWTTVLSKMDTLCEAFDDFDPNIIIKYDDKKVEDLLKNEGVIRNKLKINAVITNAKEYFKLCEEFGSLDKYLWAYVDNKPIKNSWTKIEEVPAKTDLSDKISKDLKKRGFKFVGSTIIYAFMQAVGMVNDHLVTCSFYNNAEEKK, via the coding sequence ATGAAGAAAATAATAAGATGTGATTGGGCAAACAAAAGTGAATTAGAACAAAAATATCATGATCAAGAATGGAGTGTACCTGTTCATGATGATAAAAAACTTTTTAAAATGCTTATTTTAGAAGGAAAACAAGCTGGTTTAAGTTGGACTACTGTTCTTTCTAAAATGGATACTTTATGTGAGGCATTTGATGACTTTGACCCTAATATCATTATAAAATATGATGACAAAAAAGTAGAAGATCTTTTAAAAAATGAGGGAGTAATAAGAAATAAATTAAAGATAAATGCTGTTATTACTAATGCTAAGGAATATTTTAAACTTTGTGAAGAATTTGGTTCATTAGATAAATATTTATGGGCTTATGTAGATAATAAACCTATAAAAAATTCATGGACTAAGATTGAAGAAGTACCAGCTAAAACAGACTTATCAGATAAAATAAGTAAAGATTTAAAAAAGAGAGGTTTTAAATTTGTAGGAAGTACCATAATCTATGCTTTTATGCAAGCAGTAGGAATGGTAAATGACCATTTGGTAACTTGTTCTTTTTATAATAATGCAGAGGAGAAAAAATGA
- the cobA gene encoding uroporphyrinogen-III C-methyltransferase, which translates to MKKGKVYIIGAGPGDFELLTLKAKRIIENADCIVYDRLISEDILKLPKKDAELIYLGKGNTEGGLIQDEINQTLVNKCLEGKNVARVKGGDPFVFGRGGEEIEALFKNEIEFEVIPGITSSISVPVYAGIPVTHRGLARSFHIFTGHTMENGKWHNFENIAKLEGTLVFLMGVKNLDLIVNDLIKYGKDSKTPVAIIEKGATKNQRVTVGNLENILELVEKNKILPPAITIIGEVVNLRETFKWFESEKLAKKILVTRDKKQAVEMSKNISKRGGIPVELPFIEIENLKIDLKDLEKYKAILFNSPNGVKAFFENIKDVRCLANIKIGAVGVKTKEILEKYKIVPDFVPDEYLVDRLAEDVVKYTNENDNILIVTSDISPCDTDKYNSVYKRNYEKVVAYNTKKLKVDREKVLETLKDIDIITFLSSSTVEAFYESLDGDFFILGNKKIASIGPMTSETIRRLGMKVDYEAEKYTADGVLDVIFGV; encoded by the coding sequence ATGAAAAAAGGAAAAGTATATATAATTGGGGCAGGACCAGGAGATTTTGAGCTATTAACATTGAAAGCTAAAAGAATTATTGAGAATGCAGATTGTATTGTATACGATAGATTAATTAGTGAAGATATATTAAAACTTCCAAAAAAAGATGCAGAACTTATATATCTTGGAAAAGGAAATACTGAGGGAGGTTTAATTCAAGATGAAATAAATCAAACTCTTGTAAATAAATGTCTTGAAGGAAAAAATGTTGCCAGAGTAAAAGGTGGAGATCCTTTTGTTTTTGGTAGAGGTGGAGAAGAAATTGAAGCCTTATTTAAAAATGAAATAGAATTTGAAGTTATACCAGGAATAACTTCTTCAATATCTGTACCAGTCTATGCAGGAATACCTGTAACACATAGAGGACTTGCAAGGTCTTTTCATATTTTTACAGGGCATACTATGGAAAATGGAAAGTGGCATAATTTTGAAAATATAGCAAAATTAGAAGGAACTTTAGTTTTTTTAATGGGAGTTAAAAATTTAGATTTAATAGTAAATGATTTAATAAAATATGGTAAAGATAGTAAAACTCCTGTTGCCATTATAGAAAAAGGGGCAACTAAAAACCAAAGAGTGACAGTTGGAAACTTAGAAAATATTTTAGAACTTGTTGAAAAAAATAAGATACTTCCTCCAGCAATAACTATAATTGGAGAAGTAGTTAATTTAAGAGAAACTTTTAAATGGTTTGAAAGTGAAAAACTTGCTAAAAAAATATTAGTAACAAGAGATAAAAAACAAGCTGTTGAAATGTCTAAAAATATTTCTAAAAGAGGAGGAATTCCTGTTGAATTACCTTTTATAGAAATAGAAAATTTAAAGATTGATTTAAAAGATTTAGAAAAGTATAAGGCTATTTTATTCAACTCACCTAATGGAGTAAAAGCCTTTTTTGAAAATATAAAGGATGTAAGATGTTTAGCAAATATAAAAATTGGAGCTGTTGGAGTCAAAACTAAAGAAATTTTAGAAAAATATAAAATAGTTCCAGATTTTGTCCCTGATGAATATTTAGTAGATAGATTGGCAGAAGATGTAGTTAAATATACAAATGAAAATGATAATATTTTAATAGTTACTTCTGATATTTCTCCTTGTGATACTGATAAATATAATTCTGTATATAAAAGAAATTATGAAAAAGTTGTAGCTTATAACACAAAAAAATTAAAAGTTGATAGAGAGAAAGTTCTTGAAACTTTAAAAGATATAGATATTATAACTTTTTTAAGTTCATCAACAGTGGAAGCTTTTTATGAAAGTTTAGATGGTGATTTCTTTATTTTAGGAAATAAAAAGATTGCCTCTATTGGTCCTATGACAAGTGAAACTATAAGAAGATTAGGAATGAAAGTTGATTATGAAGCTGAAAAATATACAGCTGATGGTGTGCTTGATGTGATATTTGGAGTATAA
- a CDS encoding DUF6678 family protein produces the protein MFESLNPRSAEIIEQSPALYNLKWKGNIEFLLYRHGNNRSGWYYILKNNEQISPTYHYSEINDIFLQKLQKIIDDIESGKYNNKKTPSEKIRMIVEERGLYSLMNNTKWKELITAIKEKIPNIPIKYKILFQEEAPAYYWTMAGDEHFEHLNMTSVEWFKISCEIKEIKNRGRLIEDKIIIHDKKAEIYKILEKFYIPYEYDEIENIFIIYGYKN, from the coding sequence ATGTTTGAAAGTTTAAACCCTAGAAGTGCAGAAATAATTGAGCAAAGTCCTGCACTATATAATTTAAAATGGAAAGGAAATATAGAATTTTTATTATATAGACATGGAAATAATCGTTCAGGTTGGTACTATATATTAAAAAATAATGAGCAAATATCTCCTACTTACCATTATAGTGAAATTAATGATATATTCCTTCAAAAATTACAAAAAATAATAGATGATATTGAGAGTGGAAAATATAATAATAAAAAAACTCCTAGCGAAAAGATTAGAATGATAGTTGAAGAAAGAGGGCTATATTCACTGATGAATAATACAAAGTGGAAAGAACTTATAACTGCTATCAAAGAAAAAATACCTAATATCCCTATAAAATATAAAATATTATTTCAAGAAGAAGCTCCTGCTTACTACTGGACAATGGCAGGAGATGAGCATTTTGAACACTTAAATATGACATCTGTTGAATGGTTTAAAATTTCTTGTGAAATAAAGGAAATTAAAAATAGAGGAAGATTAATTGAAGATAAAATTATTATCCATGATAAAAAAGCAGAAATATATAAAATTTTAGAAAAATTTTATATACCTTATGAATATGATGAGATAGAAAATATCTTTATAATTTATGGATATAAAAATTAA
- a CDS encoding GyrI-like domain-containing protein has translation MAYRLKAVTIRTNNSEEGIRKIAELWGDVLTGKLPLLTDEIVPISQYSNYESDEKGNYDISIVGVDHNFFEDMEKEVEKGLYKKYEAVDENGSVELCTKKAWENVWNDSHSGVLKRAFSVDYESSVPADFSKDGKAHCYLYIAVK, from the coding sequence ATGGCATACAGATTAAAAGCAGTAACAATTCGTACAAACAATAGTGAAGAAGGTATCAGAAAAATAGCAGAATTATGGGGAGATGTCTTAACAGGTAAGTTACCTCTTTTAACTGATGAAATAGTACCTATTTCACAATATAGTAACTATGAAAGTGATGAAAAAGGAAATTATGATATTAGTATAGTAGGAGTAGATCATAATTTCTTTGAAGATATGGAAAAGGAGGTTGAAAAAGGTTTATATAAAAAATATGAAGCTGTTGATGAAAATGGTAGTGTAGAACTTTGTACAAAAAAAGCTTGGGAAAATGTTTGGAATGATAGTCATTCTGGAGTATTAAAAAGAGCTTTTTCAGTAGATTATGAAAGTTCTGTCCCAGCTGATTTTTCAAAAGATGGAAAGGCACATTGTTATTTATATATAGCAGTAAAATAG
- a CDS encoding CPBP family intramembrane glutamic endopeptidase → MTNKFQSYVDSIQEKNKFKLLLVPILIVILIMFINQLLIIPLIFIFNDSFKEVISFSGTSNLVSEVVSVFLSIFLMTKISKLSTEQLGFSKDNILSSYFKGALFGTLQILFVFSIILGLKAIEVYYVLNIPMIVFIKVFIFFIFQGLFEEILFRSYLMPLFSKVIGIKFTIILLSFLFTCIHLLNPNLNIIGLTNVFLAGVTFSLIYYYTGNIWLVGAMHTFWNFILGFIVGSQVSGIPTFYSILFSLPVEGKDLISGGEFGFEASIVETILELAISLFVIYLIKKEKKGENYE, encoded by the coding sequence ATGACTAATAAATTTCAAAGTTATGTAGACAGTATTCAAGAAAAAAATAAATTTAAATTATTATTAGTACCAATTTTAATAGTTATTCTAATAATGTTTATAAATCAACTATTAATAATTCCTTTAATATTTATTTTTAATGATAGTTTTAAAGAGGTTATTTCTTTTAGTGGAACTTCAAATTTAGTAAGTGAAGTTGTTTCAGTCTTTTTATCTATATTTTTAATGACAAAAATTTCTAAATTAAGCACTGAGCAATTGGGGTTTTCAAAAGATAATATACTATCTTCATATTTTAAGGGGGCTTTATTTGGAACTTTACAAATACTTTTTGTTTTCTCTATCATATTAGGACTAAAAGCAATTGAAGTTTATTATGTTCTAAATATTCCTATGATCGTATTTATAAAAGTATTTATCTTTTTTATCTTCCAAGGTTTATTTGAAGAAATTTTATTTAGAAGCTATTTAATGCCACTCTTTTCAAAGGTAATAGGAATAAAATTTACAATAATATTATTATCATTCCTATTTACTTGTATTCATCTACTTAATCCTAATTTAAATATAATTGGTTTAACAAATGTCTTTTTAGCAGGAGTTACATTTAGTTTAATATATTATTATACTGGAAACATATGGTTAGTTGGAGCTATGCATACTTTTTGGAATTTTATTTTAGGTTTTATAGTTGGTTCACAAGTAAGTGGAATACCTACATTTTACTCAATACTTTTTTCACTGCCAGTTGAAGGTAAAGATTTAATAAGTGGAGGAGAATTTGGATTTGAAGCTAGCATAGTTGAAACAATACTTGAATTAGCTATAAGTTTATTTGTAATTTATTTAATAAAGAAAGAGAAAAAAGGAGAAAACTATGAATAA
- a CDS encoding toxin-antitoxin system YwqK family antitoxin, producing MKRKNFILTIILFLFITILGFSNEKLPNVNTSINKMNPTYDESLKEYKIKSENTDSFYKYIRKMISEKGIATVYTKLEKDDLIATDENNNVIFIEKLPEDISQKTTYFESKQVYQLKNGKMLVNTNYILESDGEKTRIISETLLKKNITGKNIFGVIDLMGDLSISVEKSFTNVETYKSNIYDENDKLIFSATYKNRKLEAESEVDGTFMKMIYIFENNNFNKGTVNLYVDHKLLATVKVKDSLQDGEMKMFYQNGKVMGTSIFKNGKLNGISKMYYENGKIMMKMNFKNDELEGEAIIYNEDGKILDKQFYKNGEEVIK from the coding sequence ATGAAGAGAAAAAATTTTATTTTAACTATAATATTATTTCTATTTATCACTATTCTAGGTTTTTCAAATGAAAAATTACCTAATGTAAACACAAGTATTAATAAGATGAATCCTACTTATGATGAGTCATTGAAAGAATATAAAATAAAGTCAGAAAATACAGATTCATTTTATAAGTATATAAGAAAAATGATTAGTGAAAAAGGTATAGCTACTGTTTATACTAAATTAGAAAAAGATGATTTAATTGCTACTGATGAAAATAATAATGTTATTTTTATAGAAAAGTTACCTGAAGATATATCTCAAAAAACAACTTATTTTGAGTCAAAACAAGTATATCAATTAAAAAATGGAAAAATGTTAGTAAATACTAATTATATTCTTGAATCTGATGGAGAAAAAACAAGAATTATATCAGAAACTTTATTGAAGAAAAATATAACTGGCAAAAATATATTTGGAGTTATAGATTTAATGGGCGATTTAAGTATTTCAGTAGAAAAGAGTTTTACTAATGTAGAAACTTATAAGTCAAATATTTATGATGAAAATGATAAATTAATTTTTTCAGCAACATATAAAAATAGAAAATTAGAAGCTGAAAGTGAAGTAGATGGTACTTTTATGAAAATGATTTATATTTTTGAGAATAATAATTTTAATAAAGGTACTGTAAATTTATATGTTGATCATAAGTTACTTGCTACTGTAAAAGTTAAAGATTCTCTCCAAGATGGTGAAATGAAAATGTTCTATCAAAATGGTAAAGTTATGGGAACTTCTATTTTTAAAAATGGAAAATTAAATGGAATTTCAAAAATGTATTATGAAAATGGAAAAATTATGATGAAAATGAATTTTAAAAATGATGAACTTGAAGGTGAGGCAATTATATATAATGAAGATGGAAAAATTCTAGATAAACAATTTTATAAAAATGGAGAAGAAGTGATTAAATAA
- a CDS encoding toxin-antitoxin system YwqK family antitoxin produces the protein MRKKIFILTILIFLFTNIIGFAVENPNLTTQESIIAALDPDFAEGVKEYKPNLENIDKMFNYIEKNIKQKGRAIFYGKLNQEKKELIVTDENNKVIYIEKLPEKLVNSIPYFEVKQTYSLKNGKTLEYSEANFETFGRRIKIKNETLRKDRINKKDAIKALNLIGDMNKASQTGFSKIEYSNIETFDENDNLILTAKFKNNKMIMEEEAEGNKVKMITYFDNLNTMNGKMETYKNDTLVSSMQIKNSIPEGEVKIFFPSGKLLSTFYIKNGTMDGTMKVFYEDGKIKMIGYFKDGKKDGEFIEYEEDGNIIDKALYKNDEMVSQ, from the coding sequence ATGAGAAAAAAAATTTTTATTTTAACTATATTGATATTTTTATTTACTAACATTATAGGATTTGCAGTTGAAAATCCTAATCTTACTACACAAGAATCAATTATAGCCGCTCTTGATCCTGACTTTGCAGAAGGGGTAAAAGAATATAAACCAAATCTAGAGAATATTGATAAGATGTTTAATTATATAGAAAAAAATATAAAGCAAAAAGGTAGAGCAATTTTTTATGGTAAACTAAATCAAGAAAAAAAAGAATTGATAGTGACTGATGAAAATAATAAGGTCATTTATATTGAAAAACTTCCCGAAAAATTGGTAAATTCTATTCCTTATTTTGAAGTAAAGCAAACTTATTCATTAAAAAATGGAAAGACTTTAGAATATTCTGAAGCAAACTTTGAAACATTTGGTAGAAGAATTAAAATAAAAAATGAAACATTAAGAAAAGATAGAATAAACAAAAAAGATGCAATTAAAGCATTAAATTTAATAGGTGATATGAATAAAGCAAGCCAAACTGGCTTTTCAAAAATTGAATATTCTAATATTGAAACATTTGATGAAAATGATAATCTAATTCTAACAGCAAAGTTCAAAAACAATAAAATGATAATGGAAGAAGAGGCAGAGGGAAATAAAGTAAAAATGATTACTTATTTTGATAACCTTAATACTATGAATGGAAAAATGGAAACATATAAGAATGATACATTAGTTAGTAGCATGCAAATAAAAAATTCAATCCCTGAAGGTGAAGTTAAAATTTTTTTTCCTAGTGGGAAATTATTATCAACATTTTATATAAAAAATGGTACAATGGATGGTACAATGAAAGTTTTTTATGAAGATGGAAAAATAAAAATGATTGGTTATTTTAAAGATGGAAAAAAAGATGGCGAATTCATTGAATATGAAGAAGATGGAAATATTATAGATAAAGCTTTATATAAAAATGATGAAATGGTAAGTCAATAA
- a CDS encoding transposase, producing RYNYKFRKLSKESKDNIESEFGKQLRMNRSIQVEGAFAVLKEDMKLRKLKVKGKESAKREIGLFCIAYNFNRYLAKLARKKLSQINDKNYQFATAP from the coding sequence CAGATATAATTATAAATTTAGAAAATTATCAAAAGAATCAAAAGATAATATAGAAAGTGAATTTGGAAAGCAATTAAGAATGAATAGAAGTATTCAAGTAGAAGGAGCTTTTGCAGTATTAAAAGAAGATATGAAATTGCGCAAATTAAAAGTTAAAGGAAAAGAGAGCGCAAAGAGAGAAATAGGACTATTTTGTATAGCCTATAATTTTAACAGATATCTTGCAAAATTAGCCAGAAAAAAGCTGTCACAAATTAATGATAAAAATTATCAATTTGCAACAGCCCCTTAG
- a CDS encoding HU family DNA-binding protein codes for MTKKEFAKLLFEKGVFTTRTEAEKKVDIIFETMEKTLLDGEDISIINWGKLEVVERAPRLGRNPKTGEEVNIGERKSVKFRPGKAFLEKLNK; via the coding sequence ATGACAAAAAAAGAATTTGCAAAGTTATTATTTGAAAAGGGTGTTTTCACAACAAGAACAGAAGCTGAAAAAAAAGTTGATATTATATTTGAAACTATGGAAAAAACTCTTTTAGATGGTGAAGATATCAGTATTATTAACTGGGGGAAACTAGAAGTAGTTGAAAGAGCTCCAAGATTAGGAAGAAACCCTAAAACTGGTGAAGAAGTTAATATAGGTGAAAGAAAATCTGTTAAATTCAGACCTGGAAAAGCATTCTTAGAAAAATTAAATAAGTAA